CGCGCAGCTCCTCGGGCACGTCGGGGTGCAGCTGGGTCATGCCCTTGACGTGGGCCTCGTAGATGACCGACTCGTTGTAGGGGATCGACAGCGCGCGGTCGCCCTCCCAGTCGAAGAAGGGGTTGATGACCACGCCGTGGGTCATGTGCTCCGCGGAGTCGTCGTCGTTGCGCGACTCGGGGTCCTCGAAGTCGTAGCCGAACAGCGACTGGTCCCAGTCGATCTCGCCGGCGGTCGCCTTGGCGTAGGGGTCGAGCAGCAGCTTGCTGGGGTTGCACCGCAGGCCGTTGGCGGGGTCCCAGGGGCCGTGCACGCGGTAGCCGTAGCGCTGGCCGGGCTGCACCGTGGGGAGGTAGCAGTGCCACACGTAGGCGTCGACCTCGGTCAGCTCGATGCGGGTCTCCTGCAGCGCGCCGCCGGCCTCGACCTGGAACAGGCACAGCTCGACGCGCTCGGCGACCTCGCTGAACAGGGCGAAGTTGGTGCCGCTGCCGTCGAACGTCGCCCCCAGGGGGTACGCCTTGCCGGGCCAGATCTCCACGTGGTGCTCCTCGTTGCGGGGGTCGTTAGATCGTTCAAACTACTGGGTGACGGTGGGGCTAGTACCCGGGTTCGGCAGGAGTTCACCGGGGTGAGGCCCTCGTCACCCGCGCGCCGCCGAGCGGTAGCTGCTCGCGGTGGAGCCCAGGGTGGTGCGGAAGTCCTGGGCCAGGTGGGCCTGGTCGGCGTAGCCGAGGTCGGCGGCCAGCGCGGCCAGGTCGGTGTCGGGGCGGGTCCGCACCAGCTCGGCGGCCTCCTGCAGGCGCCGTCTCCGGATCATCGCCGCGGGCGGCAGGCCGACGTGGCGCCGGGCGAGCCGCTGCAGGGTGCGCACGCCGACACCCAGGCGCTCGGCGACCTGCTCGACCCGCACCAGCCCCGGGTCCCCGTCGACGGCGTCGGCCATCGCGTTGGCGAGCAGCCCGTCGGCGTCGGCGGGCGGGACGTGCGCGAGCAACCAGGTCGTGAAGGCGGCCACCGCGCGGTCGTGGCGCTCCGCGTGGCCCGGGTCGCCGGGCGCGACCCGCATCGGGCCGGCCACCGCCGCGTGCAGGTCGGGCAGCTCGAGGGTGCGGTAGGCGTCGCGCTCCGTGGTCGGGTCCTGGCTCAGGGCCGGGACGGCCGCCGGACGCAGCAGCGCACCGACCGTCCAGCCCCGACCGACGAGGTCGCGCACGCCGGCGCGGGTGGCCGGCCCGGCCAGGGCGACGAGGTCGGGCTCGACCACCAGGTTGCAGGCCGGGAAGGCGATCACGTGCTGGCGCGAGACGCGGCCCGGCGCGAGGTCCCACTCCGGGATCCAGAACCAGCGGACCCGGTCGGCGACGGCCTCCGGCGGTGGCACCCGGCGGAAGGTCGGCAGCCTGGTCGGGTAGAGGATCCCGCGGTCCGTCGTGCCCACGGGGGCAGCGTAGCCAGCGGTCCCGGGCCTGTCGCGAATCTCCAAGCCGCCGGACCGGCGCCGCTCCTAGCGTGGGAGGCATGACCGAGACCCCCTCCACCAGCACCCCACGGGCCGCCGACGGCGCCCACACCACGCGCGGCGTCCCCCACGGCTCGACCAGCCTGACGCCGTTCCTGGCCATCCCCGACGCCCGCGGCGCGATCGCGTTCTACCGCGACGTGCTGGGCGCCCGCGTCGTCGACGTGACCGAGATGGGCGGCGTCGTCGTGCACGCGGTCCTCGACCTCGGCCACGGCCAGCTGCAGCTCGGCGAGCCGTCGCCCGACCACCACCTCGTGCCCCCGCCGGCGGGCGAGGACGACTGCTACTCGCTGGGCCTCTACTGCGAGGACGCCGACGCCCTCGTCGCCCGCGCCGAGGCCGCCGGCGCGGTGGTCCGCGAGCCGCTCACCACCTTCGTCTCGGGCGACCGCTTCGCCAGCGTGCGGGACCCCTTCGGCGTCCGCTGGAGCATCATGACCCGGGTCGAGGACCTCTCGGAGGAGGAGAGCGCCGCTCGCGTCGCCGCCTGGGCCGCCTCGCAGGGCTGAGCCCCGCCGGTAGGTTGCCGGGGTGCGCCTGTTCGTCGCCGTGCTGCCGCCCGTCGAGGCGGTCGAGCACCTCGAGGAGTTCCTGGAGCCCCGGCGCGAGCACGGCGACTTCCGCTGGTCGCCGCCGGACCAGGCCCACGTGACGCTGGCGTTCCTGCCCGACGTGGCCGAGCACCTCCTCGACGAGCTCGGCGAGCGGCTGGCCACCGCCGCGTCGCGGCGGCGGCCCCTGGTGGCGCGGATCGCCGGCGGCGGTGCCTTCCCCGACGTGGCTCGCGGCCGGCTGCTGCACGCCGGCCTCGACCTCGGCGGCGAGGCGGGGGACGACGAGGAGCTCGACCGGACGGCCACCGGAGCGCGTCACGCCGCGGTCGCCGCGGGCACGGAGGTCGACGGCGCCCGCTTCCGGCCCCA
This genomic interval from Nocardioides scoriae contains the following:
- a CDS encoding AraC family transcriptional regulator; the protein is MGTTDRGILYPTRLPTFRRVPPPEAVADRVRWFWIPEWDLAPGRVSRQHVIAFPACNLVVEPDLVALAGPATRAGVRDLVGRGWTVGALLRPAAVPALSQDPTTERDAYRTLELPDLHAAVAGPMRVAPGDPGHAERHDRAVAAFTTWLLAHVPPADADGLLANAMADAVDGDPGLVRVEQVAERLGVGVRTLQRLARRHVGLPPAAMIRRRRLQEAAELVRTRPDTDLAALAADLGYADQAHLAQDFRTTLGSTASSYRSAARG
- the thpR gene encoding RNA 2',3'-cyclic phosphodiesterase — protein: MRLFVAVLPPVEAVEHLEEFLEPRREHGDFRWSPPDQAHVTLAFLPDVAEHLLDELGERLATAASRRRPLVARIAGGGAFPDVARGRLLHAGLDLGGEAGDDEELDRTATGARHAAVAAGTEVDGARFRPHVTLARLRRPADLTRWVRVLDTYAGPSWPLDELALVASYLGEGPRRRARHEVLATFPLGGREGRRAQSRPRP
- a CDS encoding VOC family protein, with product MTETPSTSTPRAADGAHTTRGVPHGSTSLTPFLAIPDARGAIAFYRDVLGARVVDVTEMGGVVVHAVLDLGHGQLQLGEPSPDHHLVPPPAGEDDCYSLGLYCEDADALVARAEAAGAVVREPLTTFVSGDRFASVRDPFGVRWSIMTRVEDLSEEESAARVAAWAASQG